The following are encoded in a window of Solidesulfovibrio magneticus RS-1 genomic DNA:
- the nuoK gene encoding NADH-quinone oxidoreductase subunit NuoK produces MNPLVFYQTVALLLLGLGLYALVARRTLVGMLIGVELMLNGAGLSIVAAAQLTSADAVLGQLGALLVMGLAAAEATLVLAIVLVVSKRFGDASADAPSELKG; encoded by the coding sequence ATGAATCCGCTTGTCTTCTACCAGACCGTGGCCCTGCTCCTGCTCGGCCTTGGCCTCTACGCCCTGGTCGCCCGGCGCACGCTGGTCGGCATGCTCATCGGCGTGGAGCTGATGTTAAACGGCGCGGGCCTGTCCATCGTGGCCGCCGCCCAGCTGACCTCGGCCGACGCCGTGCTCGGACAGCTCGGAGCGCTTCTGGTCATGGGGCTGGCCGCCGCCGAGGCGACGCTGGTCCTGGCCATTGTCTTGGTTGTTTCCAAACGGTTCGGGGACGCCTCGGCGGACGCCCCCAGCGAACTCAAGGGGTAG
- a CDS encoding NADH-quinone oxidoreductase subunit J family protein: MNEMYLGQTAFAFYSLIALAGGVLAVSAASLVRAMLGLVVSLFGVAGLYLLLLADFVALMQILIYVGAVTVLIFFAIMLTRASADGGEGQGPGLRGSLRGVFGALLPAGILVPCLAVYGVAGFPTPKNVSPAELGAGLLGPYTMAFELISVVLLAAMAGAVLLAFEKRGAAK; the protein is encoded by the coding sequence ATGAATGAAATGTACCTTGGACAGACCGCCTTTGCCTTCTATAGCCTGATCGCCCTTGCCGGCGGCGTCCTCGCCGTGTCCGCGGCAAGCCTCGTTCGGGCCATGCTTGGCTTGGTCGTTTCCCTTTTCGGCGTTGCCGGACTCTATCTGCTGCTCCTGGCCGACTTCGTCGCCCTCATGCAGATCCTGATTTACGTCGGGGCCGTCACCGTGCTCATCTTCTTCGCCATCATGCTCACCCGGGCTTCGGCCGACGGCGGCGAGGGCCAGGGGCCGGGGCTTCGCGGCAGCCTGCGCGGGGTGTTCGGGGCGCTGCTCCCGGCCGGCATCCTCGTGCCCTGCCTGGCCGTCTACGGCGTGGCCGGATTCCCCACCCCCAAAAACGTCAGCCCGGCCGAACTCGGCGCCGGACTGCTCGGTCCCTACACCATGGCCTTCGAGCTCATTTCGGTGGTGCTCCTGGCCGCCATGGCCGGCGCGGTGCTGCTGGCCTTTGAAAAGCGAGGAGCCGCCAAATGA
- a CDS encoding NAD(P)H-dependent flavin oxidoreductase produces MSFPSLTIGDLTIPRAIIQGGMGVGISLSGLASAVAAAGGFGVISAAGIGMNEPDFGSNYIEANNRVLAREIRAAKEAAPGGAIGVNIMMAMANFAELVKTAICENVDAIFSGAGLPLDLPGHLPEGARTKLVPIVSSARAAVILCKKWLSRFGRTPDAFVVEGPMAGGHLGFKAEQIDDPDFVLEKLVSEVVAGVAPYTAPNGAPIPVIAAGGVYTGADIRRFIELGAAGVQMGTRFVATNECDADDRFKQSYVEATEKDVVIIKSPVGMPGRAIHNEFLDLAAEGSKTPARCPYRCIHTCDYTKAPYCITLALANAKKGRLRHGFAFAGQNAWRVDRIMSVADLFKELVEGYEAAEAASPA; encoded by the coding sequence TTGTCGTTTCCTTCCTTAACCATCGGTGACCTTACCATCCCCAGGGCCATCATCCAGGGCGGGATGGGCGTAGGCATCTCCCTTTCCGGTTTGGCTTCGGCCGTGGCCGCGGCCGGGGGCTTCGGCGTCATCTCGGCGGCCGGCATCGGCATGAACGAGCCGGATTTCGGCTCCAACTACATCGAAGCCAACAACCGGGTGCTGGCCAGGGAAATCCGGGCCGCCAAGGAAGCCGCCCCAGGCGGCGCCATCGGCGTCAACATCATGATGGCCATGGCCAACTTCGCGGAGCTGGTCAAAACCGCCATCTGCGAAAACGTGGACGCCATCTTTTCCGGGGCCGGCCTGCCGCTGGACCTGCCGGGACACCTGCCCGAAGGCGCGCGCACCAAGCTCGTGCCCATCGTGTCCTCGGCCCGGGCCGCCGTGATCTTATGCAAAAAATGGCTGTCGCGCTTCGGCCGCACCCCCGACGCCTTCGTGGTCGAGGGCCCCATGGCCGGCGGACATCTGGGATTTAAGGCCGAGCAGATCGACGATCCAGACTTTGTGCTGGAAAAGCTCGTCAGCGAAGTGGTGGCCGGGGTCGCCCCCTACACCGCCCCCAACGGCGCGCCCATTCCGGTCATCGCCGCCGGCGGCGTCTACACCGGCGCCGACATCCGCCGCTTCATCGAGCTTGGCGCGGCCGGCGTCCAGATGGGCACCCGGTTTGTCGCCACAAACGAATGCGACGCCGACGACCGCTTCAAGCAAAGCTACGTCGAAGCCACGGAAAAAGACGTGGTCATCATTAAGAGCCCCGTGGGAATGCCCGGCCGGGCCATCCACAACGAGTTCCTCGACCTTGCCGCCGAGGGCTCCAAGACGCCAGCCCGCTGCCCTTACCGCTGCATCCATACCTGCGACTACACCAAGGCCCCCTACTGCATCACCCTGGCCCTGGCCAACGCCAAGAAAGGCCGGCTGCGCCACGGCTTTGCCTTTGCCGGCCAGAACGCTTGGCGGGTGGACCGCATCATGTCGGTGGCGGATCTCTTCAAGGAATTGGTCGAAGGCTACGAAGCGGCCGAGGCCGCCTCGCCGGCCTAA
- a CDS encoding class I SAM-dependent methyltransferase — translation MAAEASPLPGYYRFHARIYDATRWSFLFGRDRLVRLAAEAVARDGLERPVRAAEVGCGTGRNLLALSRALPGASLTGVDLCRPMLERAGRTVSRTACAATLRCAAYGPDTFAPGSLELIIFSYALTMFNPGWDTALEAAREHLAPGGILAVVDFHNTPAGWFRAWMGVNHVRLDGHLVPELQSRFQPCRHEARPAYGGLWRYFLFLGRK, via the coding sequence ATGGCGGCTGAGGCTTCGCCCCTGCCCGGCTACTACCGGTTCCACGCCCGCATCTACGACGCCACGCGCTGGAGTTTTCTGTTCGGCCGCGACCGGCTGGTGCGTCTGGCCGCCGAAGCCGTGGCCCGGGACGGCTTGGAGCGGCCGGTTCGGGCGGCCGAGGTCGGCTGCGGCACCGGACGCAATCTCCTGGCCTTGTCCCGGGCGCTGCCCGGGGCGTCGCTCACCGGCGTGGACCTGTGCCGGCCCATGCTGGAGCGCGCTGGACGGACCGTATCCCGCACGGCCTGTGCGGCGACCTTGCGTTGCGCGGCCTACGGCCCCGACACGTTCGCGCCGGGTTCCCTGGAACTCATCATCTTTTCCTATGCCCTGACCATGTTCAATCCCGGCTGGGACACGGCCCTGGAAGCGGCCCGGGAGCATTTGGCTCCGGGTGGGATTCTTGCCGTGGTCGATTTCCACAATACGCCGGCCGGCTGGTTCCGGGCCTGGATGGGGGTCAACCACGTGCGGCTTGACGGCCATCTCGTCCCCGAACTGCAGTCCCGTTTCCAGCCCTGCCGTCATGAGGCGCGGCCGGCTTACGGCGGCTTGTGGCGATATTTTCTGTTTCTGGGGCGCAAGTAA
- a CDS encoding DUF3419 family protein: protein MNLTVSRRLGDAFFRFVHGNRLVYNTCWEDPRLDRRLLALGSDSRVVVITSAGDNALDYLLDDPTEVACVDLNFRQNALLELKRALFCRASFKELFTFFGQGGGPSCAATYARLRGHLPAYTAAYWDKNIAYFKGGRLSRSFYHHGASGAAAFLFTRLLGLLKPGLRRELPRLLAARDAEEQRRAFTAVEPIFWDRLSRWLVARPALMALLGVPRPQIALIRDSHPGGLEGFVREKVRRVFTETAMAENYFWRVYLTGRYAPECCPEYLKEQHFETIRERLGRLTTHTDSLSGFLAGHPGPYSHFVLLDHQDWLANHDPAALAEEWERIFAVAAPGARVLMRSAGLDVSFLPEAARRRLTFFPEVTEALHAADRVGTYGSQHLAVVA from the coding sequence ATGAACCTTACTGTGTCACGGCGTCTGGGCGACGCTTTTTTCCGTTTTGTCCATGGCAACCGCCTTGTCTACAACACCTGCTGGGAAGACCCGCGTCTGGATCGGCGTCTGTTGGCGCTTGGGTCCGATTCGCGGGTGGTGGTCATCACTTCTGCCGGCGACAATGCGTTGGACTATTTGCTGGACGATCCGACCGAGGTCGCCTGCGTGGACCTCAACTTCCGCCAGAACGCCTTGCTGGAACTCAAGCGGGCGCTTTTCTGCCGGGCATCCTTCAAGGAACTCTTCACCTTTTTCGGCCAGGGCGGCGGGCCGTCCTGCGCCGCGACCTACGCCCGGCTGCGGGGGCATCTCCCGGCCTACACGGCGGCCTATTGGGACAAGAACATCGCGTATTTCAAGGGCGGCCGGTTGTCGCGTTCCTTTTACCACCACGGCGCGTCCGGGGCGGCGGCCTTTTTGTTCACGCGGCTTTTGGGGCTGCTCAAGCCCGGGCTGCGGCGCGAGCTGCCGCGTCTGCTGGCCGCCCGCGACGCCGAGGAGCAGCGCCGGGCGTTTACGGCGGTGGAGCCGATATTCTGGGATCGGCTGAGCCGCTGGCTGGTGGCCCGGCCGGCGCTCATGGCCCTTCTTGGCGTGCCGCGCCCCCAGATCGCGCTCATCCGCGATTCCCATCCGGGCGGGTTGGAGGGCTTCGTGCGCGAGAAGGTGCGCCGGGTGTTCACCGAAACCGCCATGGCCGAGAACTATTTCTGGCGGGTCTATCTCACCGGTCGCTACGCCCCGGAGTGTTGCCCGGAGTATTTGAAGGAACAGCATTTCGAGACGATCCGAGAGCGCCTTGGCCGGCTGACGACCCATACGGACTCGCTCAGCGGCTTTTTGGCCGGTCATCCTGGCCCCTACAGCCATTTCGTGCTGCTGGACCATCAGGACTGGCTGGCCAACCACGATCCGGCCGCCCTGGCCGAGGAGTGGGAGCGCATATTCGCCGTTGCCGCGCCCGGGGCCAGGGTGCTCATGCGTTCGGCCGGATTGGACGTCTCGTTTCTGCCCGAGGCGGCCCGTCGGCGGTTGACCTTTTTCCCGGAAGTGACCGAGGCGCTGCACGCCGCCGACCGGGTCGGCACCTATGGCAGCCAGCATTTGGCGGTGGTGGCCTGA
- a CDS encoding MFS transporter, translating into MQDHTAPAGHVPTPRPALAMIGVNLMVFMATLDMSIVNVALPTLTESLATDFATIQWVILSYVLVIASLLLLVSRLGDMYDKKRIFGSGLVLFLLASLCCGLAPSVSWLIGFRAMQGIGAAMSQALGMAIVTQLAPPSSRGRALGFIGATVAMGLMLGPPLGGVLIGLLGWRALFLLNIPLGLLALFAVVRFMPALPPQRRGERFDLPGAAIACLTLACYCLGMTFMQRHGPTDATALILLAASALGLAVFIKVERQSPAPMLDLSLFANPLISLPLAMATLVFVTGASGFIMPFFLQAGQGYSVTQVGLLLMILPASMAVTAPVSGSLADRYGARGMSLLGMVVLTGGCLALGTLTEHTPWWGYLLRTMPVGLGIGIFQAPNNTTIMGQMPPHRLGVGSGLANYARVFGQSTGLPLVATIFSGIVHATGSIADHADFASAPPAALAAGIAGVFHALAGLLCVAIAMAVWAWKIEDRRKMKGK; encoded by the coding sequence ATGCAAGACCATACCGCCCCAGCCGGCCATGTCCCGACCCCGCGCCCGGCCCTGGCCATGATCGGCGTCAATCTCATGGTGTTCATGGCGACGCTGGACATGAGCATCGTCAACGTGGCCCTGCCCACCCTGACGGAAAGTCTGGCCACGGACTTCGCCACCATCCAGTGGGTCATTTTAAGCTACGTCCTGGTCATCGCCAGCCTGCTGCTTCTGGTGTCGCGCCTGGGCGACATGTACGACAAAAAGCGGATCTTCGGCTCGGGCCTTGTGCTGTTTCTCCTGGCCTCGCTGTGCTGCGGCCTGGCGCCGTCGGTGTCCTGGCTCATCGGTTTTCGGGCCATGCAGGGCATTGGCGCGGCCATGAGCCAGGCGCTGGGCATGGCCATCGTCACCCAGCTCGCCCCGCCCTCCAGTCGCGGCCGGGCCTTGGGATTCATCGGGGCCACCGTGGCCATGGGCCTCATGCTCGGCCCGCCCCTGGGCGGCGTGCTCATTGGCCTGCTGGGCTGGCGCGCACTGTTTCTCCTCAACATCCCCTTGGGTCTGCTGGCCCTTTTCGCCGTCGTCCGCTTCATGCCGGCCCTGCCGCCCCAACGCCGGGGCGAACGCTTCGACCTGCCCGGCGCGGCCATCGCCTGCCTGACCCTGGCCTGTTACTGCCTGGGCATGACCTTCATGCAGCGCCACGGCCCCACCGACGCCACGGCCTTGATTCTCCTGGCGGCCAGCGCCCTGGGGTTGGCCGTCTTCATCAAGGTGGAGCGCCAAAGCCCGGCCCCCATGCTCGACCTGAGCCTTTTCGCCAACCCGCTTATTTCCCTGCCCCTGGCCATGGCCACCCTGGTCTTCGTCACCGGAGCCAGCGGCTTTATCATGCCGTTTTTCCTGCAAGCCGGCCAAGGCTACAGCGTCACCCAGGTGGGGCTTTTGCTCATGATCCTGCCGGCTTCCATGGCCGTGACCGCTCCGGTGTCCGGCAGCCTGGCCGACCGCTACGGAGCCCGGGGCATGAGCCTGCTGGGGATGGTGGTCCTGACCGGCGGCTGTCTGGCCCTGGGCACGCTCACCGAACACACGCCGTGGTGGGGCTATCTGCTGCGCACCATGCCGGTGGGGCTTGGCATAGGCATCTTCCAGGCCCCCAACAACACGACCATCATGGGGCAGATGCCGCCCCATCGCCTGGGCGTCGGTTCGGGGCTGGCCAACTACGCCCGGGTGTTCGGGCAATCCACCGGCCTGCCGCTGGTGGCCACGATTTTCTCCGGCATCGTCCACGCCACCGGCTCTATCGCTGATCATGCCGACTTCGCCAGCGCTCCGCCGGCCGCCCTGGCCGCTGGTATCGCCGGGGTGTTCCATGCCCTGGCCGGGCTGCTCTGCGTGGCCATCGCCATGGCCGTATGGGCCTGGAAGATTGAAGACAGGCGTAAGATGAAGGGAAAATAA
- a CDS encoding class I SAM-dependent methyltransferase, translating into MADDEKESQDQPNASDDRRPVAYSDGSEAWLLRFFRDRRVNEYELYPKDAPWAVRYHLSPRRKTLLSWLDFGPTGRILELGAGCGALTAHLTSLPHAVTAVEGSPDRAAVIKARLPDAANLDVVTANAVGLSYNGCFDVVTLVGVLEYAGAFVDGPEPYHKLLTEARRYLAPSGCLVLAIENRMGHKYLAGLPEDHTGRPYDGLNGYPGNPGVRTFDRPTLAAMLARAGFAATSWHFPSPDYKMPDSVLSERALGLPGFAALPLLELPTADPGGRAAPAFTERAFMRSALAGGVAGHFMNSFLVLAAPSPDAPLLAANAATLAVAVNADSCPPHFQTMTRFVDDGAGGVTVTRRNLHGLPPAVFAAGRQSVKPSESYRLGYASYLELVLDAVEDGDPVGAGRLVTEWMELTASRARPAMPGAAEAFVAFCRAQLGRELYTGSMAGPWLPGSLLDAHPGNVLRHPATGDVRFIDLEWQLACPMPLQLLLDRGVNLVGQKLAAHARQPGEAGPAALPPAMDRLLARHPLSRGCDPDSLARFTHWLFAAVTNGSLDHRLPTAG; encoded by the coding sequence GTGGCCGACGACGAAAAAGAATCCCAGGACCAGCCAAACGCTTCGGATGACAGGCGGCCCGTGGCCTACAGCGACGGTTCGGAAGCCTGGCTGTTGCGTTTTTTTCGCGACCGCAGGGTCAACGAATACGAGCTCTACCCCAAGGACGCGCCCTGGGCCGTGCGCTACCATCTCTCGCCGCGCCGCAAGACCTTGCTGTCCTGGCTGGATTTCGGCCCCACCGGGCGCATCCTGGAACTCGGGGCCGGCTGCGGCGCGCTGACCGCCCACTTGACCAGCCTGCCCCACGCGGTCACCGCCGTGGAAGGTTCGCCTGACCGGGCCGCCGTCATCAAGGCCCGCCTGCCGGACGCCGCCAATCTGGACGTGGTCACGGCCAACGCCGTGGGGCTGTCCTATAACGGCTGCTTCGACGTGGTCACCCTGGTGGGTGTTCTAGAATACGCCGGGGCCTTCGTGGACGGTCCCGAGCCCTACCACAAGCTTCTCACCGAGGCCCGGCGCTATCTCGCCCCAAGCGGCTGCCTGGTGCTGGCCATCGAAAACCGCATGGGCCACAAATACCTGGCCGGCCTGCCCGAGGACCATACCGGCCGGCCCTACGACGGCCTAAACGGCTACCCCGGCAACCCGGGCGTGCGCACCTTCGACCGGCCAACCCTGGCCGCCATGCTGGCCCGGGCCGGGTTTGCCGCCACAAGCTGGCACTTTCCGTCCCCGGATTACAAGATGCCCGACAGCGTCCTGTCCGAGCGGGCGCTTGGCCTGCCCGGCTTTGCCGCCTTGCCCCTGCTGGAGCTGCCCACGGCCGATCCCGGCGGCCGGGCCGCACCGGCTTTCACCGAACGGGCCTTTATGCGCTCGGCCCTGGCCGGCGGCGTGGCCGGCCATTTCATGAATTCCTTTCTCGTCCTGGCCGCGCCCAGCCCCGACGCGCCCCTGCTGGCCGCCAACGCGGCGACCCTGGCCGTGGCCGTCAACGCCGACTCCTGTCCACCGCATTTCCAGACCATGACGCGGTTCGTCGATGACGGCGCGGGCGGCGTCACCGTCACCCGGCGAAACCTCCACGGCCTGCCGCCGGCCGTCTTTGCCGCCGGCCGCCAGAGCGTCAAGCCGTCCGAGTCGTATCGCCTGGGCTACGCCAGCTATCTGGAGCTGGTGCTTGACGCCGTGGAAGACGGCGATCCGGTCGGGGCCGGCCGCTTGGTCACCGAGTGGATGGAGCTGACTGCCTCCCGGGCCAGACCGGCCATGCCCGGGGCGGCCGAGGCCTTTGTCGCCTTTTGCCGCGCCCAGCTGGGCCGGGAGCTCTATACTGGTTCTATGGCCGGACCGTGGCTGCCCGGCAGCCTGCTCGACGCCCATCCCGGCAATGTCCTGCGCCATCCGGCCACAGGCGACGTGCGTTTTATTGACCTCGAATGGCAGCTGGCCTGCCCCATGCCGCTCCAACTGCTCCTGGACCGGGGCGTCAATCTCGTCGGGCAAAAGCTCGCCGCCCATGCCCGCCAGCCGGGCGAGGCGGGGCCGGCCGCCCTGCCGCCGGCCATGGACCGCTTGCTCGCCCGCCATCCCCTGTCCCGGGGCTGCGACCCGGACAGTCTGGCCCGCTTCACCCATTGGCTCTTTGCCGCCGTTACCAACGGTTCCCTCGACCATCGCCTGCCGACCGCCGGATAA
- a CDS encoding pyridoxal phosphate-dependent aminotransferase, protein MTSLSHRFSQRAKNIKISATKLMPMLASEVGGCASLGQGVPSFATPPHVAEAVCRALADQPSAGKYSLQPGMPELRRAVADLLAAEKRLIADPDREIAITVGGMEALLCAVLCLCERGDEVIVPEPFYPSHVEQVLLAEAQPVLVPLRRQDWSLDAEAVAAAVTDRTRAIIINSPHNPTGAVFAKDDLLAVAEVALTHGLTIICDDTYDALAYDEPAFSLASLPELRDNLVAVGSFSKRFALTGWRVGFAFAPEPIMGQMLKVHDCTAICAPTPSQIAALASLTGPQAVYAGFIDALRERRARIMARLDAIDGLAYNAPAGAFYIMARYPVPGAPMDVATRLIREARVITIPGDSFGPGGEGSLRLSYGAEPAEIDTACDRLAEWFARQ, encoded by the coding sequence GTGACAAGTCTTTCCCACCGCTTCAGCCAGCGCGCCAAGAACATCAAGATTTCCGCCACCAAGCTCATGCCCATGCTGGCCAGCGAGGTCGGCGGCTGCGCCTCCCTGGGCCAGGGCGTGCCGTCGTTCGCCACCCCGCCCCACGTGGCCGAGGCCGTCTGCCGGGCCTTGGCCGACCAGCCCTCGGCCGGCAAGTACTCGCTCCAGCCCGGCATGCCCGAGCTGCGCCGGGCCGTGGCCGATCTGCTGGCCGCCGAAAAACGCCTCATCGCCGATCCGGACCGGGAAATCGCCATCACCGTGGGCGGCATGGAGGCGCTGTTGTGCGCCGTTTTGTGCCTGTGCGAGCGCGGCGACGAAGTCATCGTGCCCGAGCCGTTCTATCCCTCCCACGTGGAACAGGTGCTCCTGGCCGAAGCCCAGCCCGTCCTTGTGCCCCTGCGCCGCCAGGACTGGAGCTTGGACGCCGAGGCCGTGGCCGCCGCCGTGACGGATCGCACCCGGGCGATTATCATCAATTCGCCCCACAACCCCACGGGCGCGGTCTTTGCCAAAGACGACCTGCTGGCCGTGGCCGAGGTCGCCTTGACCCACGGACTGACCATCATCTGCGACGACACCTACGACGCCCTGGCCTATGACGAGCCGGCCTTTTCCCTGGCCAGCCTGCCGGAGCTGCGCGACAACCTCGTGGCCGTGGGCAGCTTTTCCAAACGCTTCGCCCTGACCGGCTGGCGCGTGGGCTTTGCCTTTGCCCCGGAGCCGATCATGGGGCAGATGCTCAAGGTCCACGACTGTACGGCTATCTGCGCCCCGACCCCTTCCCAGATCGCCGCCCTGGCCTCGCTCACCGGCCCCCAGGCGGTCTACGCCGGCTTCATCGACGCCCTGCGGGAGCGCCGGGCGCGCATCATGGCCCGCCTCGACGCCATTGACGGCCTGGCCTACAACGCGCCGGCCGGAGCCTTTTACATCATGGCCCGCTATCCGGTCCCGGGCGCGCCCATGGACGTGGCCACGCGGCTCATTCGCGAAGCCCGGGTCATTACCATCCCGGGCGACAGCTTCGGGCCGGGCGGCGAGGGAAGCCTTCGCCTGTCCTACGGAGCCGAGCCGGCCGAGATCGACACCGCCTGCGACCGCCTGGCCGAATGGTTCGCCCGGCAATAG
- a CDS encoding glutaredoxin family protein — MPRIVFPALGRFAAACLVLAVLAATAPARAAGPTVELYVTSWCPYCTKAKAYFDGKGIPYTMYDIDKDATANMRFKRYGGRGVPLVMINGRAVSGYSVAEFEKALAAPPLAPAPASSHPKIAVPQ, encoded by the coding sequence ATGCCCCGCATTGTTTTCCCGGCCCTTGGCCGATTTGCCGCCGCCTGCCTCGTCCTGGCCGTCCTTGCGGCCACCGCCCCGGCCCGCGCCGCCGGCCCGACCGTCGAACTGTACGTTACGAGCTGGTGCCCCTACTGCACCAAGGCCAAGGCCTATTTCGACGGCAAGGGCATTCCCTATACGATGTATGACATCGACAAGGACGCCACCGCCAACATGCGCTTCAAACGCTACGGCGGCCGCGGCGTGCCCCTGGTCATGATCAACGGCCGGGCCGTTTCCGGCTATTCCGTGGCCGAATTTGAAAAGGCCCTGGCCGCGCCGCCCCTGGCTCCGGCCCCGGCCTCGTCCCATCCCAAGATTGCCGTGCCGCAGTAG
- a CDS encoding metal-dependent hydrolase — MPGYKTHIVGAAAVTGGALAATSWLGVYRPGFETMVCLGLFSVLGGLFPDVDTDSKGRRIFYGAALVVDAFLIFREQYRYAAVLGFCALLPAIGSHRGWTHSWWAALLIPSSVLLAPMLLLGLPWKPFLPYYAATVLGYFSHLLLDRKF; from the coding sequence ATGCCGGGGTACAAGACGCATATCGTGGGCGCGGCGGCGGTGACCGGCGGGGCGCTGGCCGCCACGTCGTGGCTGGGGGTCTATCGGCCCGGGTTCGAGACCATGGTCTGCCTGGGGCTTTTTTCCGTGTTGGGCGGGCTTTTCCCGGACGTGGACACCGATTCCAAGGGGCGGCGCATTTTTTACGGCGCGGCCCTGGTGGTGGACGCCTTTCTCATTTTCCGGGAGCAATACCGCTATGCGGCAGTGCTGGGCTTTTGCGCCCTGCTGCCGGCCATCGGCTCTCATCGCGGCTGGACCCACTCGTGGTGGGCGGCCTTGCTTATCCCAAGCTCCGTGCTGCTCGCGCCCATGCTGCTTCTCGGCCTGCCGTGGAAGCCCTTCCTGCCGTATTACGCGGCCACGGTGCTGGGCTATTTCTCCCACCTGCTGCTGGACCGCAAATTCTAG
- a CDS encoding substrate-binding periplasmic protein: protein MSLLVFDRPPYYQLQHGQPSGGFLLTTALTVFAQAGIPVTVREMPPGRVVAMLKDGPSRACAVGWYKTAEREAFARFSEPLYRNQPTAVAVRATLSVPETCSPFLADLLAAGWHWGLREGFSYGAEYDQLLAAYPATKRFADTAHMVELLAKDRLDAMLVEPEELAWIFASKPALRKHVRIVRLADSPLGGRRHIMCGLGVSPGEMARLDAAIESFRATPQYQGLVDGLHLTP from the coding sequence TTGTCGCTGCTCGTCTTTGACCGCCCTCCCTATTATCAACTGCAACATGGCCAGCCTTCGGGCGGTTTTCTGCTCACCACGGCTCTGACCGTCTTTGCCCAGGCCGGTATCCCCGTGACGGTGCGCGAAATGCCGCCGGGCCGCGTCGTGGCCATGCTCAAGGATGGCCCGAGCCGGGCCTGTGCCGTGGGCTGGTACAAGACCGCGGAACGCGAGGCCTTTGCCCGCTTCAGCGAACCCCTCTACCGCAACCAGCCCACCGCCGTGGCCGTGCGCGCCACGTTGTCCGTGCCCGAGACCTGCAGCCCCTTTCTGGCCGATCTGCTCGCCGCAGGCTGGCACTGGGGCCTGCGCGAAGGCTTTTCCTATGGCGCTGAATACGACCAGCTCCTGGCTGCGTATCCGGCGACCAAGCGTTTTGCCGACACGGCCCATATGGTCGAACTGCTGGCCAAGGACCGGCTGGACGCCATGCTGGTCGAACCCGAGGAGCTGGCTTGGATATTTGCCTCCAAGCCCGCCTTGCGCAAGCACGTACGGATCGTGCGTCTGGCCGATTCCCCCCTGGGTGGACGACGCCACATCATGTGCGGCCTGGGCGTCAGCCCCGGGGAAATGGCTCGTCTCGACGCCGCCATTGAAAGCTTTCGCGCCACGCCGCAGTACCAGGGCCTTGTCGATGGCCTGCACCTGACGCCGTAA